Below is a window of Pseudodesulfovibrio sp. 5S69 DNA.
CCCGGTGGGGACGGGCAAGGCAGACGACCTCATCGCCCGCCTGGACCGGGCGGGCCTGGACAAGGCCGTGGTGCTCGCCGCCGCCACCTCGCCCCACCAGGTCGTCCCGGCCAACAACTGGGCCATCGAATTGCAGAAGACCGCGCCCCGGCTCATCCCCTTCGGCACCCTGCACCCGGGCTACGACCGCAACGCCGAGGAACTGGAACGGCTCGCGGAAAACGGCATCCGGGGACTCAAGTTCCATCCCGACTTCCAAGGGTTCCGCATGGACGATTCCGCGTTCTACGACCTGATGGAGCTGGTCGACGAGCGGTTCATCTGCATGTTCCACGTGGGTGACGACCTGCCGCCCGACCTGAACCCGTCCTGCCCGAAGAAGATGGCCGCCCTGCGCAGGGCCTTTCCCAAGCCAGTCATGATCGCGGCCCACATGGGCGGCCTCAAGCAGTGGGAATACGCCATGGAGCATCTGGCGGGCCTGGACGTGTTCGTGGATTGCTCAAGCGTCATGGACTTCGTGGACGACGACTTGCTGAAACGGCTGGTAGACGCCTTCACGCCGGACCGCATCCTGTTCGGCAGTGACTACCCCCTGTACGACGCGGAACATGAGATACGCCGCATTACCCGGCGTCTGGGCCTCTCCGAGGAACGTCTTGACGCTTTTTTGAACCGCGCGGGCAGGCTTTTCAGTTAAAAAATCCCGTTTTTCCCATTTTTGCGTTGATAAAACGGCCAATGCAGGGATAGATTAGCCCTATTGTTCCACCAACGTTATTCGGAGTTCAGCATGTCCGCATTGTTGAGGCTGCTCGCCACCTGCATCCTGATCCTGTCCCTGGCGGGATGCATGACCACCAGCTACAAGATCACCACCACGGACGGGCAGACATACATCGCCAAGGACAATCCCGTGTATGACGTGGGCTCCGACACCTATGCCTTCACCGACGAGAACGGCGAACAGGTGACCCTCGGTAAACAGGAAATCAAGCTCATCAAGGAACAGTAGGCTGTTGATATCCAAAAGCCCCGGCAGGACCGGGGCTTTTTTCTTGGCGGCCTAGGTGAACAGGCACAAGTCGCACTGGCTCGCGTACTTGATGAACTCCTCGGCGGACCAGACCTCCACCCCTTCCACGAAATCCTCCTGCTTGAGCTTCATCATCGACATAGTCATGTGGCAGGCCACGAACTTTACCCCCTCAAGCTGGGCCATCTCGAACATCTCCGCAGCGTCCGGGATGTTGGCCTCGGTCATCCACTTCTTCATCATGTTGGTGGCCAGATGCGGCATGCCCGGGATGGCGCCCATGGCCCCCTCCGGGTAGAACTTCAACTTCTCGATGCCGCCGGGCCGGATCACGTCAATACCCATGAAGGTGTAGAAAATGGTCGCGTCGTTGCCGAGCCGGACCGAATTGAGCGCCATGACCAGCGCGGGCATGGCACCGTCCAGGGTTCCGCGGGAGGTGATGAAGGCGTGCTTCTGCTTCATCCCGTCGGTTTTCGTTTCGTCGGACATGACATCCTCCTTAATGTTGTTAATGATATGAACTATTCCCTCAAAAAAAATTACGCCATCATATCCTTGACCGACTTCATGTGTCGCGAGAGCAGGGACAGGGCGTGGAGCAACTCCCCGCGCTGTTCATCGCTGAACTGCTCAAGCACGGTTCGGTGCACCTCGAAGCGGAACCGACCGATCTCCTTGAGCAGCAGTCCGCCCGCCGGGGTCAGGGACAGGAGCTTGATGCGCGAATCCGCGGGATCGGGCCGGGACGCCAGCAACTTCCGTTTGACAAGGGACGAGACAAGCTTGGTCACCCGGCTCTTGGCCACGTTCAGGCGGTAGGCCAGGGTCTTGGCCGTCAGGTAACGCTCCCCTTCGAATTGCATGAGGCAGCGCAGTTCCGCGTCAGGCAGGCCGAACCGTTCGCTCTGGTATTGCAGCCGTTCCTGGCAGCACTGAAAGATGGCGGCCACCAGATGCTGGAACTCGGACACGTCCCGTTTTGGTATAAAAGT
It encodes the following:
- a CDS encoding amidohydrolase family protein, with protein sequence MRIDIHTHAFHNKIADKAVGHLESHYGITPVGTGKADDLIARLDRAGLDKAVVLAAATSPHQVVPANNWAIELQKTAPRLIPFGTLHPGYDRNAEELERLAENGIRGLKFHPDFQGFRMDDSAFYDLMELVDERFICMFHVGDDLPPDLNPSCPKKMAALRRAFPKPVMIAAHMGGLKQWEYAMEHLAGLDVFVDCSSVMDFVDDDLLKRLVDAFTPDRILFGSDYPLYDAEHEIRRITRRLGLSEERLDAFLNRAGRLFS
- a CDS encoding YgdI/YgdR family lipoprotein gives rise to the protein MSALLRLLATCILILSLAGCMTTSYKITTTDGQTYIAKDNPVYDVGSDTYAFTDENGEQVTLGKQEIKLIKEQ
- a CDS encoding DsrE/DsrF/DrsH-like family protein yields the protein MSDETKTDGMKQKHAFITSRGTLDGAMPALVMALNSVRLGNDATIFYTFMGIDVIRPGGIEKLKFYPEGAMGAIPGMPHLATNMMKKWMTEANIPDAAEMFEMAQLEGVKFVACHMTMSMMKLKQEDFVEGVEVWSAEEFIKYASQCDLCLFT
- a CDS encoding MarR family winged helix-turn-helix transcriptional regulator — translated: MNKNTDTFIPKRDVSEFQHLVAAIFQCCQERLQYQSERFGLPDAELRCLMQFEGERYLTAKTLAYRLNVAKSRVTKLVSSLVKRKLLASRPDPADSRIKLLSLTPAGGLLLKEIGRFRFEVHRTVLEQFSDEQRGELLHALSLLSRHMKSVKDMMA